From the genome of Candidatus Roizmanbacteria bacterium, one region includes:
- a CDS encoding transcriptional repressor, whose product MKHGDILKKHNLKQTQARSAILTIIFQSKKPVDVVTISQFLKKIGIVTDQATVYRTLQTFVESGILKRVEFHEGKFRYELSSLPHHHHLVCTDCGKIEDIENCGMEEVEKILQKKTSFKIAEHHAEFFGFCKNCKRSTQAAKAQT is encoded by the coding sequence ATGAAGCATGGCGACATTCTTAAAAAGCACAATCTAAAACAGACACAAGCTCGCTCTGCGATTCTTACCATAATTTTTCAGAGTAAAAAACCAGTAGACGTTGTGACAATATCGCAATTTCTAAAAAAAATAGGAATCGTTACTGATCAGGCGACGGTCTACCGAACTCTACAAACTTTTGTGGAAAGCGGCATACTTAAACGCGTTGAGTTTCACGAAGGGAAGTTTCGCTACGAACTATCCTCTCTTCCCCACCATCATCATCTAGTCTGTACGGACTGTGGGAAAATCGAGGATATTGAAAATTGTGGAATGGAAGAGGTAGAAAAGATTCTCCAGAAAAAAACCTCATTCAAAATCGCAGAGCACCATGCCGAGTTTTTCGGCTTTTGTAAAAACTGTAAGCGGTCTACTCAAGCAGCAAAAGCGCAAACATGA
- a CDS encoding ZIP family metal transporter, giving the protein MNTCEKKLPFLIIEKIIQRWKHHQSHTGGHVHKNPVTTMTFEKFRRNITQIHNFIDGLIIGASYFISITWWNCGWSTFAVILHEIPQEIGNFGVLVHGGYTRSKAIWFNFLSAMTAVIGTVTVIIIGSANDEIIMALIICSRKLHLYSCI; this is encoded by the coding sequence TTGAATACTTGTGAAAAAAAGTTACCTTTTCTTATCATCGAGAAAATAATTCAGCGATGGAAACATCATCAGTCGCACACTGGAGGTCATGTTCATAAAAATCCTGTAACGACAATGACCTTTGAGAAATTTAGGCGAAACATCACGCAGATTCACAATTTTATCGATGGCCTAATAATAGGAGCGAGTTACTTCATCAGCATTACCTGGTGGAATTGCGGTTGGTCAACCTTTGCGGTAATCCTCCACGAGATTCCACAGGAGATCGGCAACTTTGGAGTATTGGTTCATGGTGGTTACACAAGGTCGAAGGCTATATGGTTTAATTTTCTTTCAGCAATGACTGCGGTCATAGGCACTGTCACTGTCATAATAATAGGAAGCGCTAATGATGAAATCATTATGGCATTGATCATTTGCAGCAGGAAACTTCATTTATATAGCTGCATTTGA
- a CDS encoding efflux RND transporter permease subunit produces the protein MNENRAHGLSLHDAIADAAANRLEPVLLTSLATILGLIPITIADPFWRGLGGQSSRDLFSQEHSNFSLFR, from the coding sequence ATTAATGAAAATAGAGCGCACGGTCTTTCATTACACGATGCTATTGCAGATGCAGCGGCAAATCGTTTGGAGCCGGTACTACTGACCTCCTTGGCGACAATACTTGGACTTATACCAATCACTATTGCAGATCCTTTTTGGAGGGGACTAGGAGGGCAATCATCTCGGGACTTATTTTCTCAGGAGCACTCAAACTTTTCTTTATTCCGGTAA
- a CDS encoding efflux RND transporter permease subunit — protein sequence MVKREDIIFRTNSYDGMSISELGTIEIPLKEGGTVPLISLGDFTLASNPTSITRESEKRTISVFASVKPGVNIPEKNAELLKFAESLNMPDGYSLATGGVNEENQKSVTSILQAMVLSFMLILITMVIEFGSFRQAFMSMLIIPISIAGVFYIFALTRTPLSFAALIGILALFGIVVTHAIVVIEKLMKIERTVFHYTMLLQMQRQIVWSRYY from the coding sequence TTGGTAAAAAGAGAGGATATTATATTCCGAACTAACTCGTATGACGGCATGTCAATAAGTGAGTTGGGAACAATCGAAATTCCACTTAAAGAAGGAGGTACTGTTCCGCTCATTTCCTTAGGTGACTTTACGCTCGCCTCAAATCCAACCTCAATTACTCGGGAAAGTGAAAAGCGTACAATCTCGGTCTTTGCCAGTGTCAAACCTGGTGTAAATATTCCTGAGAAAAATGCGGAACTTCTTAAGTTTGCTGAGTCGTTAAACATGCCAGATGGCTATTCATTGGCAACAGGTGGAGTCAACGAAGAAAATCAAAAGTCAGTAACCTCGATCCTTCAGGCAATGGTGCTTTCATTCATGTTGATTCTAATAACGATGGTTATTGAGTTTGGTTCTTTCCGTCAGGCCTTTATGTCGATGTTGATAATTCCCATTTCAATAGCGGGCGTCTTTTACATATTTGCGCTCACAAGAACACCTCTGTCCTTTGCTGCCTTGATTGGAATACTCGCTCTGTTTGGTATTGTTGTGACTCATGCAATCGTGGTTATTGAAAAATTAATGAAAATAGAGCGCACGGTCTTTCATTACACGATGCTATTGCAGATGCAGCGGCAAATCGTTTGGAGCCGGTACTACTGA
- a CDS encoding efflux RND transporter permease subunit: MIKKRASYLSSLRFDPKLLQSFQAKYLANIRLPVLLIITIVIIGISGLITIPRRLNPEIKIPIVSVSTLLPGANPEDIESLVTVPLERELKSVKGLDTMSSTSRESLSSVVLQFQSSVKVDEAVADVQNLVDRVTNLPDDAKAPNVRSVDFEDQPFWIFAITSKSDTASLMRFGENLKDKIENIPQVDRVVTTGLDDQTIEVTVNLQKSKDYNITPLSLLGLVQTASKSFPAGSVNSDNSTFSLTIDREIVTIEDLRKLPILIDDRTVRLGDIATIAERSKSGQQHTYIANLKKGSERTIQFFVYKKTNADIDKSFKVTEPVVNTELKNYKGQFSLYTVRNTANDITKQFNDLFDEFKTTILLVFVLLLLFLGLRQAIISTITVPLTFLASFAIINAFGLTLNFLTMFSFLLSLGLLIDDTIVSVAAMTRYYKTGRFTPFETGVMVWKDFIVPLWSTTITTIWAFVPLLLATGIIGEFIKSIPIVVTTTMLSSTTIAVLITIPMMIVFLKPQLPKRVVTFLKILAVVSYVLICAFLIPKNNLFPFALVSALIGLLVVYKVRIALADRYRRALAKHKFVQSVIRKVEHVSDNGVVNVQYLSEGYRTLIERILSSKSARTKTLIAISVFALLAYLLIPLGFVKNEFFPKDNEEIVYVGVDYPAGTSATIINQEGLSLANKLRSTKELDYLLTEMGQIIQPDGDRGVETDAILYTLHLTKKEDRKITSAEIAQTVRDDLNQYSKGKVSVVEISGGPPAGADVQIKLLGEDLGVLDTYADKIVSYLKKQSGLINIDKSIKSGTSKIVFTPDNEKLADVGLTKDQVGLWLRTYASGFTLDTVLFGKKRGYYIPN, translated from the coding sequence ATGATTAAAAAGCGAGCATCCTATCTTAGTTCATTGCGGTTTGATCCGAAACTTCTTCAGTCTTTTCAGGCCAAATACCTCGCAAATATCAGACTACCGGTTCTGTTGATAATAACTATCGTTATTATTGGAATCTCGGGATTAATTACCATTCCACGTAGACTTAACCCAGAGATTAAGATTCCGATAGTGTCGGTCTCTACTTTGCTTCCAGGAGCTAATCCTGAGGACATTGAGTCATTGGTAACGGTTCCACTCGAACGAGAGCTTAAGAGCGTGAAAGGTCTCGACACTATGAGTTCGACCTCACGTGAGAGTCTCTCTTCAGTAGTACTGCAGTTTCAGTCAAGCGTGAAGGTTGATGAAGCGGTAGCGGATGTACAAAACCTTGTCGATCGAGTGACGAATCTACCAGATGATGCGAAAGCACCAAATGTGAGATCGGTCGATTTTGAGGATCAACCATTCTGGATCTTTGCCATTACCTCCAAGTCCGATACGGCGTCTCTTATGAGGTTTGGCGAAAACTTAAAAGATAAGATCGAGAACATCCCTCAGGTAGATCGAGTAGTTACCACAGGACTTGATGATCAGACAATCGAGGTCACCGTAAATCTTCAGAAATCCAAGGACTACAACATTACACCTTTATCCTTGTTAGGTCTTGTTCAGACTGCTTCAAAATCATTTCCGGCAGGTTCGGTAAACTCGGACAACTCTACCTTCTCACTCACAATAGACAGGGAAATTGTAACGATAGAAGATCTTCGTAAGCTCCCGATCCTTATCGATGATAGGACCGTTCGACTTGGAGATATTGCAACGATTGCTGAACGCTCGAAAAGCGGACAGCAGCATACCTACATTGCCAACCTTAAAAAGGGGAGCGAGCGTACGATCCAGTTTTTTGTCTATAAAAAAACCAATGCCGACATCGATAAATCTTTCAAGGTTACTGAGCCGGTTGTAAACACAGAATTAAAAAACTATAAGGGGCAGTTTAGTTTATATACAGTAAGGAACACAGCAAATGACATTACGAAGCAATTTAATGATTTGTTTGATGAGTTTAAGACAACTATACTTTTGGTGTTCGTACTTCTTCTTTTGTTTCTTGGACTTCGTCAAGCAATTATCTCTACGATTACAGTGCCACTAACCTTTCTTGCGTCGTTTGCAATTATTAATGCCTTTGGACTAACACTAAACTTTTTAACGATGTTCTCGTTCCTCCTTTCACTTGGACTATTGATCGATGACACAATCGTTTCTGTTGCAGCAATGACGCGCTACTATAAAACGGGTCGCTTCACCCCATTTGAGACAGGAGTTATGGTCTGGAAAGACTTTATCGTGCCACTATGGTCGACTACCATTACCACAATTTGGGCTTTTGTTCCGTTGTTACTGGCAACTGGAATTATTGGAGAGTTTATAAAATCTATTCCAATTGTCGTAACTACCACGATGCTTTCATCCACCACAATTGCGGTTCTTATCACTATCCCTATGATGATAGTTTTCCTCAAACCTCAGCTACCAAAAAGAGTCGTTACTTTTTTGAAGATACTTGCGGTCGTTTCTTATGTACTCATATGCGCATTTTTAATCCCGAAAAACAATCTCTTTCCGTTTGCTTTAGTTTCAGCCCTCATCGGACTTCTTGTTGTTTACAAGGTTAGAATCGCGTTAGCTGACCGATACCGACGTGCATTGGCAAAACATAAGTTCGTCCAATCGGTTATTCGAAAGGTGGAACATGTTTCGGACAATGGGGTCGTTAATGTGCAGTATTTATCAGAAGGGTACAGAACCTTAATCGAGCGGATACTCTCATCTAAGTCGGCGCGTACAAAAACACTTATTGCAATTTCTGTATTTGCGCTTCTTGCGTACTTACTGATTCCATTGGGTTTTGTTAAAAATGAGTTCTTCCCCAAAGACAATGAAGAAATAGTGTATGTGGGAGTAGACTACCCTGCAGGCACCAGTGCGACTATTATCAATCAGGAAGGACTCTCGTTGGCAAACAAACTTCGTTCAACCAAAGAGCTCGACTACCTACTTACCGAAATGGGGCAAATCATTCAGCCTGATGGAGACAGAGGAGTTGAGACAGATGCAATTTTATACACGCTCCACCTCACTAAAAAAGAAGATCGCAAAATTACGTCGGCAGAAATAGCGCAGACTGTACGCGATGATTTGAACCAGTATTCGAAAGGAAAGGTTTCGGTAGTTGAGATCTCAGGAGGACCTCCCGCTGGCGCAGATGTTCAGATAAAGTTGTTAGGTGAGGATCTAGGAGTACTCGATACATACGCAGACAAAATAGTCTCATACCTTAAGAAACAGTCTGGCTTAATTAACATCGATAAATCTATCAAATCGGGAACAAGTAAAATCGTGTTTACCCCAGACAATGAAAAGCTGGCAGATGTCGGTCTTACTAAAGATCAGGTAGGACTTTGGCTGAGGACATATGCAAGTGGCTTTACTCTTGACACTGTTCTATTTGGTAAAAAGAGAGGATATTATATTCCGAACTAA
- a CDS encoding HlyD family efflux transporter periplasmic adaptor subunit — protein sequence MLKELQKRTAHSYKAINKGFKVQIKKLSAAIDKKPFLSFFLALGLLLSLIIASNILGTPKKIEKADIVQTKSVSVYQIGSAPKLIVQAQIKKSGVIRITALTGGVVQQVYKNEGERFYRGQTLVGLSSNYQGGNIPSLSRKLAQAQRDFTLSTLQPQKDLISKQKELSEELNDQSGETDVSKLQEDVTKKQLDLQDKSLDLNREIQELQVQINQVSEASMYPSAPFAGVVDNVLVKVGQSVNPGQVLMQISEDVEADPVTAVAYVSADIAKRVSRIEPTVVTIGKDKIKLYPFHISQDAVAGRLYAVYFDVPELYRAQVTENGSVTVELPIGSSDSSGIVPFVPIDTVYQTKEADFLFVIEKGRSMPRRVKLGSVFGTYVQVLSGLKDGDEVITDRNVIAGDLVKKIN from the coding sequence ATGTTAAAAGAACTTCAAAAAAGAACTGCCCATAGCTATAAAGCAATAAATAAGGGGTTTAAGGTACAAATCAAAAAACTTTCAGCAGCTATTGATAAAAAACCTTTTCTTAGTTTCTTCTTAGCACTCGGTCTCCTTTTGTCACTAATCATCGCCAGCAACATTCTAGGCACTCCAAAAAAAATTGAGAAAGCAGATATAGTTCAGACTAAGTCGGTCTCGGTTTACCAAATTGGGTCTGCTCCAAAACTCATTGTTCAGGCGCAAATTAAAAAGTCTGGTGTAATACGTATTACCGCCTTAACTGGTGGAGTTGTTCAACAGGTATACAAAAACGAGGGAGAAAGATTTTATCGCGGGCAGACATTGGTTGGGCTATCTTCCAACTACCAAGGGGGGAACATTCCTTCACTCTCGAGAAAACTAGCTCAAGCACAAAGAGACTTCACGCTAAGCACGCTCCAACCACAGAAGGACCTTATCTCTAAGCAAAAAGAGCTTTCTGAAGAATTAAATGATCAGTCTGGTGAGACAGACGTCTCCAAGCTTCAGGAAGATGTAACAAAAAAACAACTTGATCTACAAGATAAATCACTCGATCTAAATCGTGAAATTCAGGAACTTCAGGTTCAGATCAATCAGGTATCCGAGGCATCTATGTATCCCTCTGCTCCTTTTGCAGGAGTGGTCGATAATGTGCTGGTTAAGGTAGGACAGTCGGTTAACCCAGGTCAGGTCCTTATGCAGATAAGTGAGGATGTTGAGGCAGATCCAGTAACGGCAGTTGCATATGTCTCAGCCGATATTGCAAAACGAGTCTCTCGCATAGAGCCAACCGTTGTAACCATAGGAAAAGACAAGATTAAACTATATCCGTTTCATATTTCACAGGATGCAGTCGCAGGTCGTCTCTATGCAGTATATTTTGACGTACCCGAACTTTATCGCGCTCAGGTGACGGAGAATGGATCTGTTACCGTCGAACTTCCGATTGGATCCTCGGACAGCTCAGGTATTGTGCCTTTCGTGCCAATTGACACAGTCTACCAAACCAAAGAAGCAGACTTCCTATTTGTAATCGAGAAAGGTAGATCAATGCCACGAAGAGTAAAACTTGGTTCAGTCTTTGGAACCTATGTTCAGGTTCTTTCAGGACTTAAAGATGGGGACGAGGTAATCACCGATAGAAACGTAATAGCGGGTGACCTCGTAAAGAAAATTAACTAA
- a CDS encoding pyridoxamine 5'-phosphate oxidase family protein, with amino-acid sequence MDENRKKALISLQTSTHPLCVMSTVTVDNVSESSLLAFVVREDLSLLISTHTSTRKWKNLESNTAVSLVFGLAFGVVNVQYEGVARLITEPEEIKKYDEEYFSARPELKQYRVNDTGFIEITPRWVRTVDFTQTPPKVEESSF; translated from the coding sequence ATGGACGAAAATAGGAAAAAAGCTCTTATCTCTCTCCAGACCAGTACGCATCCTCTCTGCGTGATGTCGACAGTGACCGTAGACAACGTATCTGAGTCCTCACTTCTCGCCTTTGTTGTACGTGAGGATCTATCGCTACTTATCAGTACCCATACCTCAACTCGCAAGTGGAAAAACCTCGAAAGTAACACTGCGGTTTCCTTAGTCTTTGGCCTAGCTTTTGGAGTTGTGAATGTGCAGTATGAAGGCGTAGCGAGACTCATAACCGAGCCCGAGGAAATAAAGAAATATGATGAGGAGTACTTCTCTGCTCGACCAGAACTCAAACAGTATCGTGTAAATGACACCGGCTTTATAGAAATTACACCTCGATGGGTAAGAACTGTTGACTTTACTCAGACCCCTCCTAAGGTTGAAGAATCCTCATTCTAG
- a CDS encoding aquaporin, giving the protein MKKYLAELIGTFTLSLVVGLSLSAQFPIITPVLAALTLGLFVYSIGVISGCHINPAVTLGLLSIGKIKMDEAGKYIVAQLVGGFLASVLLVQLGAMMAPIAVGGVTQILAEVLGTAVFTFGIGAVVFGKVSDVVSGAVIGGSLLLGISIAAMVGSAGVLNPAVALTINAFHPTYIIGEILGALIGLTLARSLQK; this is encoded by the coding sequence ATGAAAAAGTATCTCGCAGAGCTGATCGGAACATTTACCTTAAGCTTAGTTGTCGGACTCTCATTATCTGCTCAGTTCCCCATCATCACTCCTGTTCTCGCAGCCTTAACCTTGGGTCTTTTTGTTTATTCCATTGGTGTGATTTCGGGATGCCACATCAATCCGGCGGTAACGCTCGGTCTTCTTTCCATTGGAAAGATAAAGATGGATGAAGCAGGAAAGTACATTGTCGCTCAACTGGTCGGAGGGTTCTTGGCCTCTGTTCTACTGGTCCAGTTAGGAGCTATGATGGCTCCAATTGCGGTTGGTGGAGTTACTCAGATTCTAGCTGAGGTCCTAGGAACGGCGGTCTTTACCTTTGGTATTGGCGCGGTTGTGTTTGGAAAGGTCTCGGATGTGGTCTCGGGAGCTGTCATCGGTGGCTCGCTTCTTCTAGGGATCTCGATTGCCGCTATGGTTGGCTCTGCTGGAGTCCTGAACCCTGCGGTGGCTCTTACCATCAATGCCTTTCACCCCACCTACATAATCGGTGAGATTCTAGGCGCGCTCATCGGCTTAACGCTTGCACGATCTCTACAGAAGTAA
- a CDS encoding DNA adenine methylase, with amino-acid sequence MFKEKIITNREKSYLLTSLIYALDRIANTVGHYDAYRKISIPEKRLFLLPLDIRLSKYSAEIYKDDANELVKRIKADIVYIDPPYNSRQYSDGYHLLENIATWKKEEVFGVAKKINRSHIKSRYNMKSAGVAFGELIDNIDAKYILVSYNDMGGSGNARSQSRISDHEILSVLKRKGQVQLFETGFKQFTTGKSSKDDLKERIFLCKINVTTKTSRAVVASWRNPVQNGFVKSPLNYTGGKHKLLPQITKLFPNDIKTFYDVFSGGANVGINANAQNTICVEKNRYVVNLLNLIKNNNFEDLNQRVIDIIDNFGLSKSYIKGYDFYHADSSAGLGQYNKSKFLELRNEFNKDKTRIDLLLVLVLYSFNNQIRFNSKGDYNLPVGKRDYNGSSRKKRCRL; translated from the coding sequence TTGTTTAAAGAGAAAATAATTACAAACAGAGAGAAGTCGTATTTACTAACGTCTTTGATTTACGCGCTTGACAGAATTGCAAATACAGTAGGACACTACGATGCTTATAGAAAAATTAGTATTCCAGAAAAACGATTATTCTTATTACCCCTTGATATTAGGTTATCAAAATACTCTGCAGAAATATACAAAGACGATGCGAACGAATTAGTAAAAAGAATCAAAGCGGATATTGTCTATATCGACCCACCATATAATTCGCGGCAATACTCGGATGGCTATCACTTGCTTGAAAATATTGCGACCTGGAAGAAAGAGGAAGTTTTTGGCGTAGCAAAAAAAATCAATCGTTCGCATATTAAGAGTAGGTACAACATGAAATCTGCAGGAGTTGCCTTTGGCGAACTGATAGATAATATTGACGCAAAATATATTCTAGTTTCTTACAACGATATGGGTGGTTCTGGTAACGCTCGTTCGCAATCACGAATAAGCGATCACGAGATTCTATCCGTACTAAAACGGAAAGGCCAAGTGCAGCTATTCGAAACTGGCTTCAAACAATTTACTACTGGCAAATCAAGCAAAGACGACCTAAAGGAACGTATATTTCTATGTAAAATAAATGTTACAACAAAGACTAGTAGGGCGGTTGTTGCATCTTGGAGAAATCCTGTTCAGAACGGATTTGTGAAGTCGCCATTGAACTATACAGGAGGAAAACACAAATTGTTACCTCAGATAACTAAGCTATTCCCAAATGACATAAAAACATTTTATGATGTTTTTTCGGGAGGTGCAAATGTTGGGATTAATGCTAATGCCCAAAATACCATTTGTGTAGAGAAAAATAGATATGTCGTTAATCTCTTAAATTTGATAAAAAATAATAATTTTGAAGATCTGAATCAAAGGGTAATTGACATCATAGATAACTTCGGTTTAAGCAAGAGCTATATCAAGGGTTATGATTTTTATCATGCCGATAGTTCGGCTGGACTAGGACAATACAATAAAAGTAAATTTTTGGAACTTCGCAATGAGTTCAATAAAGATAAAACCAGAATTGATCTTTTGCTCGTGCTTGTTCTTTATTCATTCAACAATCAAATCAGATTTAATTCGAAGGGAGATTATAATCTACCTGTTGGAAAACGAGATTATAATGGTAGCTCAAGAAAAAAACGTTGCCGCCTTTAA
- a CDS encoding DNA adenine methylase: MVKNDFVYFDPPYLLGLASYNELGGWTENDERDLYALLTRLNDKGIRFALSNVLEHKGEINKIIKAWANKGNSILQIEVPLQKLKLSLNC, translated from the coding sequence TTGGTAAAAAATGATTTTGTTTATTTTGACCCGCCATATTTGTTGGGACTTGCGAGTTATAACGAGTTGGGTGGATGGACTGAAAATGATGAACGGGACTTGTACGCACTACTTACTCGACTTAACGATAAAGGTATCAGATTTGCCTTATCAAACGTTCTGGAACATAAAGGCGAGATTAACAAAATAATAAAGGCTTGGGCAAATAAAGGAAACTCAATTTTACAAATTGAAGTACCACTACAAAAACTCAAATTATCACTCAACTGCTAA
- a CDS encoding AlwI family type II restriction endonuclease — MPREIIDLVNNVDNELSASIVDRIVDLKNYRDFAMRGRQSLNPLTKFGFVFVDDNILKITELGLKLIASEKDHGDVFLKSFIKWQIPNPASDDFANNGDYGVVPFVATLKLISEVNILEAERGIKPVGISKREFSLFFPTLVKYTDISRFANEIIKLRDSQKNKTKQERKTIRDSYRKNFATNFLGTREQAKIDKLLTNLRDYGDNAIRYFRLTKFIRIRGRGFYVDLESNRHTEIEALFESEFYKPKIFANRNDYLNHMSNDRLPKLPWQAKDKLVEIATEISSEIKTLRQNLGQSTQEVRSLEPMTEDELTKYIYNLREVRIELQEKIIVLNHNPLNQLQSILINLRISLSLKTVL, encoded by the coding sequence TTGCCTCGCGAGATTATTGATTTAGTGAATAATGTAGATAATGAGCTTAGCGCGTCAATAGTAGATCGCATTGTTGACCTAAAGAATTATAGAGATTTTGCAATGCGCGGTCGTCAATCGCTTAACCCTCTCACTAAGTTCGGATTTGTCTTTGTTGATGACAATATTCTGAAGATTACCGAACTAGGTCTTAAACTTATTGCCAGTGAGAAAGATCATGGCGATGTTTTCCTAAAATCCTTCATAAAATGGCAGATACCAAATCCAGCTAGCGATGATTTTGCTAACAATGGTGACTACGGTGTTGTTCCGTTTGTGGCAACGTTAAAATTGATAAGCGAAGTAAATATACTCGAGGCGGAACGAGGGATTAAACCAGTCGGCATAAGCAAACGAGAGTTTTCTTTATTCTTCCCAACATTAGTGAAATATACTGACATATCAAGATTTGCAAATGAAATTATAAAACTGCGTGATTCGCAGAAGAATAAGACAAAGCAAGAACGCAAAACAATTCGTGACAGCTATCGCAAGAACTTCGCCACAAACTTTTTAGGCACAAGAGAACAGGCAAAAATTGACAAGTTGCTTACGAATTTGCGGGATTATGGCGATAACGCTATTAGGTATTTTCGTTTAACTAAGTTTATTCGTATTCGCGGAAGAGGATTTTATGTTGATTTAGAATCCAATCGCCATACGGAAATTGAAGCGCTATTCGAAAGTGAGTTCTACAAGCCGAAAATTTTCGCAAATAGGAATGATTATCTCAATCATATGTCAAATGATAGATTACCGAAGTTGCCTTGGCAAGCAAAGGATAAATTGGTTGAGATTGCGACAGAAATTTCCAGCGAAATTAAGACGTTGCGGCAAAACCTTGGGCAATCAACACAAGAAGTTAGAAGTCTCGAACCGATGACGGAAGATGAACTCACTAAATACATCTATAATTTGAGAGAAGTACGAATAGAATTGCAAGAAAAGATAATCGTATTAAATCACAACCCGTTGAATCAATTACAGAGTATATTGATCAACTTGAGAATATCTTTAAGTCTGAAAACCGTGCTTTAA
- a CDS encoding AlwI family type II restriction endonuclease: MARKDNRIKSQPVESITEYIDQLENIFKSENRALMLEYLSTMGLYAINDAIEIKPNYPVGDDNQPTTTAPGGMADIECYYKDFNMIGEVTMLNGRDQWFNEGQPVMRHLRDFENKNRNAYCLFIAPKIHTDSAETFWRANTSGYKGGRQRIAPITISQFVEVLKTLKRLRESNQIFTHDKLQDLVKSIADSANAINNSDDWIANTQGLLSAWSAALNS; the protein is encoded by the coding sequence ATTGCAAGAAAAGATAATCGTATTAAATCACAACCCGTTGAATCAATTACAGAGTATATTGATCAACTTGAGAATATCTTTAAGTCTGAAAACCGTGCTTTAATGCTTGAGTACCTATCAACAATGGGGCTTTACGCAATTAACGATGCGATAGAAATCAAACCGAACTACCCAGTTGGTGATGACAATCAACCAACGACTACTGCTCCAGGAGGAATGGCTGACATCGAGTGCTACTACAAAGACTTTAACATGATTGGAGAAGTTACGATGCTGAATGGTCGCGACCAATGGTTTAATGAAGGGCAGCCAGTTATGCGCCATTTACGTGATTTTGAGAATAAAAACCGAAATGCTTACTGCCTGTTTATTGCTCCAAAGATTCACACAGATAGTGCGGAAACATTCTGGCGTGCAAATACTTCTGGCTATAAGGGTGGAAGACAGAGAATCGCCCCAATTACAATAAGCCAGTTCGTAGAAGTGTTGAAGACACTTAAACGATTGCGTGAGTCAAATCAAATATTCACACACGATAAATTACAAGACCTAGTAAAAAGCATTGCGGATAGTGCCAATGCGATAAATAATTCAGACGATTGGATAGCAAACACTCAGGGCCTCTTAAGTGCTTGGTCCGCCGCATTAAATAGTTAG
- a CDS encoding DUF2779 domain-containing protein — MVWYESFEKGRNEELGLMFPEYAQQMKQLNERIVDLMVPFASGWFVDKDFLEAPQLKKSFLF; from the coding sequence CTGGTCTGGTATGAGTCCTTTGAGAAAGGACGCAATGAGGAGCTTGGACTCATGTTTCCTGAGTACGCGCAACAGATGAAGCAACTCAACGAACGGATCGTAGATCTTATGGTTCCGTTTGCTTCTGGCTGGTTCGTCGACAAAGATTTTTTGGAAGCGCCTCAATTAAAAAAGTCTTTCCTGTTCTGA
- a CDS encoding DUF2779 domain-containing protein, which yields MPPFDGLHPYQQMPFQYSIHRLDEDGTLTHKEFLHTQNSNPGLPLIKQLVEDIGEKGHRSGLV from the coding sequence ATCCCACCCTTTGATGGTCTCCATCCGTACCAGCAGATGCCTTTCCAGTACTCGATTCATCGGCTCGATGAGGACGGAACGCTCACTCACAAAGAATTTCTTCACACGCAGAACTCAAATCCAGGCCTTCCTCTTATCAAGCAGTTGGTAGAGGACATCGGAGAAAAGGGGCACCGTTCTGGTCTGGTATGA